CGGGGCTCGCAAGTGAGCGTCGGGGAGCGCGGCCGGAGGCCGCGGTCCGCTAGAACAATCGGACGAGGACCTCGATCCCCGGTTCCATCGCTCCCGCGCCCGCCGGAATCTCGAAGTACCCATCGGCCTGCGACAGGCTCGTGATGTCGCCGGAGCCTTTGAACACCGGCACCGCCACCTCTCCGTCGAGCCGCACGGGATAGAACTGATGGCGATCTTGGGGCGAGCTCACCCGTGTCGCGAGACGAGCGCGGACGGTCGGCGGCGTCCATGGCGCCAGCCGTGCCATGGCGCGAAGCAGTGGTACCAGCAGCACATAACCGTTGGTCAGGCAGGAGGTTGGATTGCCTGGCATGCCGAAGACCAGCGTCTCTCCAACACGCGCGAAGGCCGTCGGCTTGCCTGGCTTCACGGCAATGCCATGAAATAGCACTTCTCCACGCTCACGCAGCACGTCCAGCAGAAGATCCCGTGCGCCCACGGAGCTCCCGCCCGAGCAGACAATCAGGTCGGCGTCCGACGCCTCGTCGAACGCGCTGCGGAGCGCATCGAAATCGTCTCGTACAGGCGGGCGCGGTCGAGGCTGCCCGCCGTGCGCCGATACCAGCGCAGCCAACGTGAAGCGATTCACGTCATAGACGCTAGCTACGGCCGACGGCTTGCCAGGTTCTACCACCTCGTTTCCCGTTGAGAAGATGACGACGCGTGGCTGCGTGTAGACCGTGAGGCCTGCGAGGCCGAGCGCTGCCAACGCTCCTACGCGGGCCGGCGAGAGTGTCTCACCGGCGCGCAGCACGAGATCACGGACGCGGATGTCCGAGCCGTGCGGTGCGATGTGCTGGCGCCCGCGCGCCGCCGCCCGGATGAGAACGGCAGCCTCGTGCCGCTCGGTTTCCTCGACCATCACCACGGCATCCGCACCAGTCGGAATGGGCGCACCGGTGGCGATCTCCATGCACTCGCCGGGCTGGAGCGTACGCGCTGCTGGTGTCCCAGCGAAGAGCGTGTCGACGAGCTGCAGGGAGACGGGTGCCGCTGCCGTCACGCTCTGCGTGTCTGCGGCGCGGACCGCGTATCCGTCCATCATTGCCCGGTCGAACGCCGGGACGTCGACGGCAGCGTGCACCTCTTCGGCAAGGACTCGCCCGGCCGCACCGATGAGCGGTACGCGCTCGGTTCGTGTGATGGGCCTTGCCGCGTTCGCCGTCAGCGTCCGGGCCTCATCCAACGTGATGATGTTGGTGAACGGCCGCATCCGTCCGTAGATGGCTTCGCTCATAACGTCAACGTGTAGCTTCGCGGACCAGGTGACCGAGCTCGGGCAGGATGAGCCGATCCATTGCGAGGCGAACAGCCGCCGGTGAGCCCGGTAGCGCCATGAGGAGACGTGTTTGCGAGACGCCTGCGCATGCGCGCGACAGCATGGCCGCGGAGCCAATCTCCTGGTAGCTCAGCATCCGAAAGAGCTCGCCGAAGCCGGGAAGCGGCTTGTCGAACAGGCGTGAGATCGCCTCGTGGGTATTGTCGCGCCGGCCGATTCCGGTACCACCAGTCGTGATGATGGCTTGCACCTCCGGCATGGCGCGCCGCCACTGAATCCAGTTGATGACCTCCTCGGGGTCGTCCTTCACGAGCCCGCGATCAACGATTCGATGTCCGTTGGCTTCCAGCAGCTCCACGATGAGCCGACCACCCGTGTCGGTCTCGAGAGTGCGGCTGTCGCTGATGCTCAGGACGGCGCACCCGACGGATGTCGGCGCCGCAGCCCGATGCTGCTCATGGCTCATCGCACACATGCCTATCAAACCATATCATTCCTGCTTTGCATCGCCGCCAACGCGCGGCGATATGGCTCGCGCGCCGCCTGGCGGCTGACCGGATAGGGCAGCCGAACGCGCTTCACGATAGGATCCCTTCATGGTAAGGCCGTTGTGCCACAGGTTGTTCTGGCTGGCGGCTGGCGTCGCACTGCTGGCGCTGGCGGTCGGTCGAGGCGAGAGCCCGGCGTTGGCCGCCTCTGGCGGCCGTCAGGCGGCCGCCGCGCAAGATCAATGGGTCGCATCCACGTTGGCGGCGATGACACTCGACCAGAAGGTGGGCCAGCTCCTCGCGCCTGGCTTCTCGGCTGTCTACACGAGCAGCGACAGCGACACCTTCGACGCGCTCGCCGAGCTCGTCCGCGAATATCACGTTGGCGGATTCGTCGTCTTTGGCGGTGCAGAGCCAACGCCCGGCGTCCTGCTCAACCCGAGCTGGCCCACGACGACGTTGGGACAGCCACTTGCGGCGGCGTCGCTCGCCAATCGGCTGCAGGCGCTGTCGAAGATCCCTCTTCTCAACTCCGCTGATTTCGAGACTGGCCCCGGCTTCCGCCTACGGGGAGCGACGACGTTTCCGCGCGCCATGGCGTTTGGCGCCGCCGGTGACGAGCAGCTTGCCTACCAGGCGGGACGCATCACGGCCGTCGAGTCGCGTGCGCTTGGTATCCAGCTCGATTTTGCTCCCGTCGTCGACGTCAACAACAATCCGCGCAACCCGGTCATCAACACGCGGTCGTTTGGCGAGGATCCGGCCATGGTTGGGAAGCTCGCGTCTGCCATGGTGCGTGGCATGCAGGAGGGCGGCGTGCTCGCCACGCTCAAGCATTTTCCTGGGCACGGCGATACGGCGGTGGACTCGCATCTCGGCTTACCGGTGATCGACAAGCCACGTGAGGCGCTGGAGCGACTCGAGCTCGTGCCGTTTCGGCTTGCGATCGACGCCGGCGCTGGCGCGGTTATGACGGCCCACATGTCACTGCCGCAGATCGACGCAACTCCCAATACGCCTGCGACGCTCAGCCGTCCGGCGGTCACTGACTTGCTGCGCAATCGGATGGAGTTCGAGGGCTTGATCGTCACCGACTCGATGGAAATGGCGGGTGTCACGAAGCTGTACAACCCTGGTGAGGCGGCCGTCCGCGCCGTACAGGCCGGCAACGACATCGTCTTGCACTCTCCCGATGTGCCTGCCGCGTTCCGAGCGATCAAGGCAGCCGTTGAGCGTGGGGAGATTGGCGTTTCACAGATCGATCGGTCGGTTGAGCGTATCCTCCGCGCGAAGGCGCACCTAGGGCTGCACGAACAGCGCGAGGTTGATCTCGCGAAGCTGCCGGAGGTCGTGGGCGCGCGCACGCACGAAGCCGTGGCCGATGAGGTCAGCCTCCGATCGATGACGCTGGTCAAAGACGAGGGGTCGCATGTGCCGCTCCCTGCGGCGCGCGAGGCTGCCGTGCTCTACTTGTCGGTGCTCGATTACGCGTCGAACTGGGGTATCGGCGCTCCCAGCCGAACGCTGGTTCCGGAGTTGAAGAAGCGTTGGCCGACTGTGACAGCGATCGAGCTCTCGGATCGGACATCGAAGTCGGAGCTCGATCTGGTTCGAGCCATGGCCACCAGGTATGACGTCATCGTGGCGGGCCTGTTCGTCCGGACTGCGTCGGGGAGTGGAAGGATGGACCTGGCGGAGCCCGTCGTCTCGCTCTTGCGCGATCTGGCCGAAGTGTCCGAACGGCGCCGCGTGCCGTACGTCGGTGTGTTGTTCGGCAATCCTTACGTCGCGATTCATCTCCAGGATCTACCGGCGCTGATGCTCACGTATGACTTCTACGACGTGGCTGAGAGATCGGCGGTCCGAGCGCTCGCGGGTGAGGCGGGGATCGGTGGGCGTCTCCCCATCGAGTTGCCGGGCTTCGCGCCACGTGGCTCCGGCCTCACGCGCGAGGCCCGGTCGTCGACCGTGTCACCAGGTCCACAATGAGGTTGTGGCGTCACCGCTCGCCTGCTTCCGGCCTCTCTGGTTGTGGTAGCATGAATGGTTCGTGCAGGTGCCGGCGGCCACGCCGTGCGCCGTGCTCGAGTCGTTCCCGCCGGCCGGTGGTGGAAAACCAACTCGCGCCCTTAGCTCAGCTGGATAGAGCGTCTGGCTACGAACCAGGAGGTCGCAGGTTCAAGTCCTGCAGGGCGCGCCATCCTCCGCTTCGCGTCGGTTGTCGCTCCCTGCCGTTCTTAGCCGCCGCGCGACGCGCTCACGCTCGTCGCGACGGGGGTCAAGTCCTGCAGGGCGCGCCATCCAACTTCGGTCTGTTCCGGACACATAGGTGACAGTCTATTCCGGCCGGAATACCGGTGTTACCTGTCTCTCGGGAAGGGCACAAGCGGGTAGTGTCTTAAGACGTTGGTGACACCCCAACTCTCTTTTTGGCCACCGGCCGTTCGTAGGCTGTCTGTCCATCGAGGGGCCCATGGGGCCGGTGGTAGTTATAGTAGCTCTCCCACTCCCGCAGCTTCCGGTTGAAGAGGTGAATATCGTCGGTCACGCCTTTCTTGTCCAGGAGCTGATCGAACTCCTGGTCATCGACGCGGTGCGAGCGTTCCACTTTGCCATTCAGGCGCGACGTGTGGGGGCGGTGTTCGTCCGCGCCCACGTGAACCTCATCCTGTAACGAAGCTTGTGAAGAACACGGCGAAGATATGGGTGATCGCGGAGTCCATCGCTCCGCGACGATCTTCCAGTTCCCAGGGCGAGTACTGAGACTCGACGAATTCTCTTGTATTCTCCGGCATCTATGGCGATCCTGTCCCCGTTTTCAGACTGCGCCGTGTTCTCGGCGCCGGCAGGAGGATGGTGCGGGTGCAAAGAGCGATCAGAGGCCAGGTGACTTTGCTGGAGCGGGATCTCCCGTTCATGGAGCTGTCGCTCATCGCGCAGGCCGATCGCCGGAGTCGGGATCCGGCGTACTCTGGCCACTCATGGTTTGCGCGGCGTCCTCCCGGCGCGATGCGCGGGCTCCTCTTGGCGGCGGCGCTCCCTCACGACACGACCCGTGACGACTACTGGACTTCGTTCGCATCCGCGGAGCCGGCTCTCTCCGGGCTGCGCGCTCACGACCCGTTTGCCGGAGGAGGAACGATTCTCGTTGAGGCTGCCCGTCTTGGCGCGGAGCCGTCCGGGATGGACGTCGATCCCCTGGCAGTACAGATCGTCAAACACGAGCTGTGCCCTCCTGACGCTACCGAGCTGAAGCGAGCTGCCGCACGGCTCGCGAAGTTCGTGCAGGCAAAGACCGCGCACTTGTACGCGAAGACCCAGAAAGGGTGGACACCGCTCCACTACTTCTTCGTCCACGAAGTCACATGCCCGGCGTGTTCCGACCGCAATCTTCTCTACCGTGACCTCGTCGTTGCAAGGGACCTGGGCAAGCACGGCGGGGTCGTTCGAAGGAGCGCTGTGCACGCTTTCTGCCCTCAGTGCCTCCGCGTGCACCAGTTTGCGGATGCGGATCGTAAGACGCTCATATGCTGCTCGCGCACCTGGCCGCTCTACGAGGGGCCGTTCTCGGCACAGTCGTTCAAATGCCCGGGTTGCGGCACCGCATCCATGCACGCCGAGCTGAAGACCGCCGCATGCCCGCGCAGGCTGATCGCCGTGGAGGAGACGCGCGAAGGCGAGTACCGGCGTATTCGCGCACCGAACGGCCGTGACCGCGAACTCCTCGCCGAGGCTCAGCGCTACGTGAGCAGGAACCGCCGGTTTCTGACCCTTCCTTCGGGCCGGTTCAAGACGGACCGGATTGACGCCCGCCCGGTCAGTCTCGGCATCATCGAACCTGTGCAGCTCTTCACGGACCGTCAGCTTGCGGTCTTTGGTCGTGGGTTCCGGTGGCTTGAGGACGAGGATATATCCCTGGACGTCCGGCGCGCTCTTACTCTCGGCCTGTCCAACGCACTTGCGACGAACAACAAGTTCTGCGGCTACGCGCGGGACTACGGCCGCATCGCGCCTCTGTTCAGCGTGCGCGGCTACTCGCTTCCCGCACTGTCCGTTGAACTCAACCCATTCCATCCGAAGGCGGGGCGCGGCACTCTGCCGAAGATTCTCGAACGTCTCGTGTGCTCATGTGAGGCTTCCGAGGTCCGCCGCTATGTCTGGTCGGTGAAGACCAAGCGGCCCTCACCACAAACGATGCAGTTCGCGCCCTTCCGTGCCCGAAACGGCGTTCGGTGTGAGAGCGCCGCCTCGCGGAGTGACAACGACCGGAACTCCGTCGATCTGTGCGTGTTCGATCCGCCGTATTTCGACTACATTGCCTACAGCGAGCTGTCTGAGTTCCATCGCGCATGGCTTGACTCCCGACGGCTCGGGGGGACGCCCCTCCTTCCTGACACGGCTGACCCGGTCGGTTCGTTCGCAACATCGCTCGCCGATTGCCTTCGGGAGATCAAGCGGCGCCTGCGGCCGGGCCGGCCGCTCGCGTTCACGTACCACGCTGCCACGTCCGATGCGTGGGATGCCGTCGGACGGGCGCTGGACGCCAGCGACCTCTTAGTAACGGCTCTCTGGCCGCTCAGGAATGACGTGCACATGGGGCACCACACGGCCAGCGGGAACTGCGAGTGGGACGTGGTCGTGGTCTGCCGCCGGGCGAGCGAATGCAGGAAGACCAGGAGCCGTGTATCGGTCGATCGCTGGCGGCAGGCGATTGGCAGGCTCCCGCTCAGTGATGCCGACCTCAACGGGATGAAGCACGCCATCGCAATGGCCAGGAACCGATTCGGAGAGCCCAGCTGAAACTGCAGTGGGGGTCGCTGTGAACGCTGACGAACGAACCAAGCGCATCGCCGAGCACAGTGACAAGGCTGATCGGACAGTCCGCCTCTGGTGCAAGGGCCAGTGGAAGGACTTCTCGGTCATCCGTGTGGAGGTGGAAGCGCTTCTGCTCAACCCAGACAATCGGCGGTTCTCCGCGGAGAAGCACCTCATGGAAAACAAGCTCGGTCATTCGCTGGACCCGGAGTCCAGCCCGGATGACGAGCGGTCCGTGATTTCCATCCTGCTCGACTCATCCCCGCACGTGGACGGGAACAGGGTCGTAGGGACGCCCTCGACCGACTACGAAGCGCTCAAGGGAGACTGGTTGGACCGCGGGCAGGAGAACCCTTTTTGGATTCGTCCCGACGGGACGGTGCGGAACGGAAACCGCCGCCTCGCGATGATCAAGCGTCTCCAGGACGACTCGGCGGGCGATGTGCACCGCAGGCTCGACGCTATCATCCTCGGTCCTGATATCGATGAGGGTGACCTGTTCCAGATGGAACAGCGTGAGCAGCTCACCGAGGACTTCAAGGTTCGCTACACCGACGTGAACCTTCTACTTAGCTTGCGGGAAGCGGCAGAGTTCGAGCAGATAGACTGGGCAGATAACGCCGACATCGAGCGCGTCGCGGGCACGCTGCAGTGGCTCACCAACGGAGACAAGAAGTACGCCATAAAGCAGCTTCGCGCCATCAAGTACATGGACGCGTACCTCCTCGACTCCAATGCAGAGCGCCAATATCACAAGCTGCTTCGTCAGGTTGAGCGGTTCCGCGACGTCGGGTGGGTGATGGGGAAGATGGACGACTACCCGGACAGCCAGCAGAACATGCTGCGCCTGTGCTTCGCCGCGGTGCGAGCGTCCAACCCCCACGGACACATACGGAAGCTGTGGAACATCTTCCGTGACGACCGCGATCGTTACGACAAGATGATCTCGGGCTTGGAGGAAGACGAGGCCGAGTGGGAGGACGCGCAGAGCAACGATCTTCCTGAGCCCGATATCTCCGTGGAGCCCGACGAAGACGACGAAGACGACGAGCCGCCGGTTCCGACGAGTGCAAACTACCCGAAGGAGAAGGTCAGGACACGCATCGAGAATGCGGTGGACGGCTACCTCGCGAAGGACCGCGGCACTGCGCAGAGTCTTGAGCAGGTGCTCGATCGCCTGACCTCCCTCACTACACCCGAAGACCGCATCTCGGCGGCGCTCGAGGCCGACGACACCGGTCCGGTTCGGCAACTGCTCAAAGCTATCTATGCCTGGGCCGAGGGCGCGAAGACGCGGTATGAGTAATGACCGATCAGGATCGCGTTGTCATGTCGGCAGAGGGCGACGCGGTCATCGTGACGCACCCGTCGCTTGTCACCAACCGCGCTGCGCGGATGTTCTTCGGGTCGATTCTTGGAGCGACGCTGAAGGATGATGGCTGGATCTGCCCGCGACGCAGACGACCTCTGGGCGAAGTTGTCGTCCGTATCAACACGTTTCTTGAAAGCAAGGGCTGGGTTGTCGAACGCGTCAGCATCGTCGACGACGTTGTGCAGCGCGATATCGAGCGCAAGCGTAGCTTCCAGCGAACCCGGCGCAGCGCGGTTGCGTTTCGAGACGAAGGTACGTCGGAAGTCGACCTGCCTACGACCGTTCGAGCGATGGAGCAGGCGGGCTGGGACAGCGACGCTCGCAGCCTGAGACCTCATCAGCAATGGGGTGTCGTTCATAGCCTGACCGCAATCAACGCCGCGAACTTCTCCGTTCCAGGTTCGGGCAAGACGGCCACGACGCTGGCCGTGGCCGCAACGCACCTCGCGGCCGAGACTATCGACGTGGTGATCGTAGTCGGTCCGCTGTCGAGCTTTGCTCCCTGGGAGAAGGAGTCGAGGACCGCGCTCCAGGACACGTTCAGGGTGAGCAGAGTCCGCGGCTCCGCGCAGGCGCGTCGTGACATGTACGCCGCCGCCGAGCGCGGGGCACTGCTCTTGACGAGTTACGCCAGCGCCGCTTCCGACAAGTCCGCGATCATCGAGCTCTGCAAGCGCCTGAAGGTGATGCTTGTCGTGGACGAATCGCATCGCGTGAAGCGCTTCCGCGGCGGGGTATGGGCCCCGGCGCTCGTGGAGGTCGCACGCGACGCGCGTGTACGCACCATCCTGTCGGGCACACCCATGCCGCAGAGCGGCAAAGACCTGTACTCCCAGCTCAACATCCTGTGGCCGCGCGGCGACCTGACAGGGCCGCCGGAAACGTTCGCGACGAGGGTGACGCGGGATTTCGCAGGCGTCCTGAACGATGTGCTTCCGTTCGTGTCACGCACTCCGAAGGAGGCGCTTGGCCTCCCCCCATACACGGTCACTGTCCACGATGTTGAGATGGACGGAACACAGGCCGAGGTCTACGAGCTGGTGGAAAGCCATTTCAGGAAGCGTGTCGAAGGGATCGGCGCATGGAGGGACAAGATCGAGCGCCTTCGCAGGGGCAGGCCAATCCGGCTACTCCAGGCGGCCTCAAATCCGGACCTCCTGAATCGCCGCGACAGCTACTTCTCCCTTCCGCGCATGGAGGTGCCAAACGCCACTCTGATGGATCGGCTGGCGATGTACCGCGTCACCGACGTGCCCGCGAAGTCCCTCAAGGCACTGGAGCTCGTCCGAGGAATCGCCGGGGAAGGTGGGAAAGTGGTTTGCTGGAGCAACTTCGTTCCGAACCTTGACCACTTCACGAGTCTGGTACGTGCGAAGCTGTCTGTGCCGACTTACCAGATCGATGGCCGGGTTCCCGCCGGGGACGAGACCATCGACGACGCGCAGAACGACCATCCGCAGAACCCAGGAGACGATGATACGCGCGAGCAGATCATCGACCGCTTTCTGAATCTCCCCGGGCCCGCGGTGCTCGTTACCAACCCAGCGTCCTGCTCAGAATCGATTTCGCTGCACACGAGTTGTCACAATGCGGTGTATCTCGACCGCACCTACGACTGCGCGCTCTTCCTCCAGTCGATCGACCGCATCCACCGCCTCGGTCTTCCCGACAACGTGCAGGTGCGCATCCATATCGTGCAGGTCACCAGGGACGGAAATCCCACCGTCGATCACCTCGTGGCGGGAGCCCTCGCGCGCAAGGAGGCGACGATGCGCACCCTGCTGGAAGGCGCGTCGCTCGAACCGGTTGGGCAGCTTGACCCGCTCACGGACGCGGAAGGCTCCCTCGAGGACCTCGCTGAACTTCTCCGCTACTTCCTCGGAGAAGATGGCTAGGTGGACAGGCCGTCCGACTGGTTCACCCCGGCGAGGTTTCGGCGGCTTGCTGACATCCTCCCGTCGATCGACGGCGCGGCGCCTGGAATGCCCGCCTCTGATGCCGCGCGTCGCGTTTGGCGCGTGTGCGGCGGTCCGCTTTCCGAAATGCCGGACCACCTGGCCCTGCTCGTCGAGCTCGATCTGATCAGGCTGCACAACGCCGCGTATTTCCGGACGGGCGGCGGCAACAAGCTCACGAAGGCTCTTCGGAAAGGGGACACGAGCGGGCTTGCGGTCGCGCTCATTCATGCAGGGTGCTTTCACGACCAGGCGCGGCACTTGCTGGAGCGCGGCACGAGCGACGCACGACAGCGGTTGATTGTGGCGCGCCGCGAGGCCATCGTCGGTGCTCCGCAGCTCCTGTCGCTGCTCGAAGTCTGGAGCGAGGTCGAGGTTCGTCCGCGGGTCGTCATCCCCCCCGCCCTGGTCACCGAACTCGAAGCGGCCTGGGCACTGCTTCCGCCGGAGCCTGAGATTTCGGAATGGCAGCGCGAGCGCAAGGCCGTCGGAGACCGCGCCGAGCTATACACTGTGCAGTTCGAGCGGGCACGCGCAACTGACAAGAATTGGATTCGCTGGGTGGCGCGCGACGCCGACGATCTGGGTTGGGATGTCGAAGATCGCTCGACCGATCCCGTCAAGCGCATCGAGGTGAAGGGGAGCCGCGACCGGCGCGAGATGTTCTTCCTGTCCGAGAACGAGTGGAAGAAGGCCAGCGAGCACGGCGACAACTACATCCTCCATTTCTGGGGCGCGATCGACTTGACCCGCAAAGTCGCTGTGGAGTACGCCGCGCTCAGGGCCGAAGGCTACCCGGTGGAGATTCAGAACCCCGCGAAGGCAATCAAAGACGGAGCGTGGATCGCGACGTCGACGCGCTGGCGTATCGAGCGGAACAGTTCGTGAGCGCGACGCGTCCTGTTCCCAGCGGAACGAGGTGACGCGGGCGGCCTCGAGCGCGCGGCAGACGTACTGGCTGACCGTGAGGTTTTCCGCCCGCGCGCGCTTCTCGAGCCTCCGGCGCGCGTGGCGTCGCTGCGCCTTATGTCGCGATGGCCTGGGGTTCGTGCTCGCCAACCAGCGGGTCCCCGAGGGCGCATCCGCTGGTGCTGGCCGGCGCTCGGCGACGCCGGCGTGATGCTCCAGGAGTATTGGCGAGATGGGCGCCGAGCGGCTTGACGGTGCGTTGAGCACCGCGGGCGGATGCCCTGCCTCTGGAGGCCAAGCTGCGATGTGGGCCGCCACCCTCGCCAGGGAGGCCTGGAAGTGGCTGCTTTTGCGAAAACGTCGTGGTCCGCGCTATCGTGTGTTCTCCAGGAGGTTGTTGGTGGATCGGAGCATCGCTGAGCGCCACGTCGCACTCGAACAGCTTTGTCGTCGCCACCGCGTCGCAAGGCTGGAGCTGTTTGGTTCCGCGGCTCGTGGTGACGATCTGGCGCCCGGAAGCGACATCGACTTCCTCGTCGAGTTCGAGCCCCTCCCGCCTGGGACTTACGCCGATACGTACTTTGACCTCCTCGAAGCCCTCGAACAGCTCTTTGGGCGGTCCGTGGACCTTGTCGTCGCCTCTGCGATCAAGAATCCTTACTTCCGCGAGTCAGTTGAGCGCGCGAAGGCTCTCGTCTATGCGGCTTGAGTCGAAGAAGTACCTCGACGACATCCGACGTGCGGCACGGCTGATCGCAGAGTTCACGGTCGGCTAAGAGCTCGCGGGCTACCAGAGCGATGCGATGCTTCGAGCTGCGGTGGAGCGAGAGTTCGAGATTATCGGCGAGGAACTGGCTCAGTTGGCCCGCATCGATGGCGACGCCGCGTCGCAGATAAGCGAGTACCAGCGGATCATTGCCTTCCGCAACATTCTCATCCACGGCTACGCCGATGTCGACGATCGGCTTGTCTGGGACATCGTCGAGACAAAGCTCCCGACGCTGCGAACGGAAGTCGAGGCGCTGCTTAGGCAGCGCTGACGTTCCGGCTTCGCGTGTGCTGTGAAGGGAATGAGTGCAAGCAGCAAGAAGCGGTTCCGACGAGCCACGGTCCGCGGGTTCGCACGAAGGCCGGACCAATCGATGTGCTCCTCGTCAGTCCGGACGGACGGGTTTATGGCTCTGGTCGAGACGAGGCTCCCTCGCAATCCGCAAGCGCATCGCCACGTGCTGGCGTAGAAGCAACTAGTGTCCTGACCGCGTGGTTCGCGCAATAAGTGACGCGGCCTGAAAGTCGAGTGTGCGTTGAGCGAAGCGCGCAATGCTGGCGAGGATCTCGTCGGCGCTTTTGGTCCACACAAAGGGGGTCGCCCTGGCGTGATGCGCGGTGATGAACGCCCGAATCGCCGCCTTGAGCTGCGCGACGCTGCGGTGGACCCCTCGCCGCAGTTGTTTGTTCGTGAGCTCGGCGAACCAACGCTCCACGAGGTTCAGCCATGACCCGTAGGTCGGTGTGAAGTGGACGTGAAAGCGCGGGCGCTTCGCGAACCAGTGTCGGATCAACGGCGTCTTATGCGTCCCGTAGTTGTCCATGATCAGATGCACGTCAAGGTGCCGAGGCACGGCGGCGTCCACCGCGTCCAGGAACTGCCGGAATTCGATCGAGCGATGCCGTTGATGGAACTGCGTGATCAGCTCACTGGTCTTCACGTTGAGCGCCGCAAACAACGTGGTCGTCCCATGCCGTCGGTAGTCGTGCGTGCGACGCTCGGCCTGCCCGGGGCGCATCGGCAACACGGGTTGCGTGCGATCCAACGCTTGAATCTGCGATTTCTCGTCGACACAGAACACGACCGCATGTGTTGGCGGATGCATGTACAGGCCGACGATGTCCCGCACCTTCTCGATGAGCAACGGATCTGTCGACAGCTTAAAGGTCTCGCTGCGATGCGGCTGCAGGCCAAAGACGCGCCAGATCTGTTGAATCGTCGTGCGCCCCAACCCGCTCACTTTTGCCATGCCGCGGCTGCTCCAGTGCGTCTCACCGCGCGGCGTCTCCTCCAGGGTCCGTACGATCACCTGCTCAATTTCCTCATCGCTGATCTGCCGTGGTGTCCCCGGGCGCGGCTCGTCGTACAACCCGTCCAGGCGCTCGCGCACAAACCGGCCGCGCCATTTGCACACGGTGGTCTGCGACATCCGCAGCCGTCGTGCCACGACCGTGCTGTCCAGGCCCTCGGCGCACGCGAGAATGATCCGCGCACGTCGCGCCAGCTGCGGCGCCGTGCGAGACCGATGGGCCAACGAGTCGAGTCGCACGCGTTCGTCGTCCGTCAGCATCAGCGCAACCTTCGGGCGTCCCGGTGGCATGCTCGCCTCCTTGTAGACGAGTACGACTGGGCCGCGCTATTTATTTCACATTCTTCGCGGTCAGGACACTAGCGCAAAGCCGGTGTACGGATTTACTGCTACATCTGGCGAACGAGGGTAAAGCCATGGTCCCTGAGGATTGGGAGGTGACGAATGCCGCTACCGACGGCAGAAGAAGCGTATAGCCAACTGCAGCAGGCGCCAGCACGCGGGGCCATTCAGGTGGACGTTCAGGTGCGGGTCGCGACTCTTGCCGCCGCGGTCGGGGCAGAGGCGGCTCGGACGATGTCCGCAGCGAACCGCGAGGCCGCGGCCACTATTGCGGCGGCGAACGATGCACTGCGCGAGAGCATCGAGGCGTTCACTGCCGCGTCGGACCGCGGAACGGCAGAACTTGCGAAATGGTCAGCGAGTACAGCTCGATGGACCAAGGCGCTCACCTTCGCAACCATAGCGCTGGTGCTTGCGGCGGTTGTGCAGGTCGGGCTCATGTGGACTGGGAGATAGGCGAGTCG
The Luteitalea sp. genome window above contains:
- a CDS encoding molybdenum cofactor biosynthesis protein; this encodes MRPFTNIITLDEARTLTANAARPITRTERVPLIGAAGRVLAEEVHAAVDVPAFDRAMMDGYAVRAADTQSVTAAAPVSLQLVDTLFAGTPAARTLQPGECMEIATGAPIPTGADAVVMVEETERHEAAVLIRAAARGRQHIAPHGSDIRVRDLVLRAGETLSPARVGALAALGLAGLTVYTQPRVVIFSTGNEVVEPGKPSAVASVYDVNRFTLAALVSAHGGQPRPRPPVRDDFDALRSAFDEASDADLIVCSGGSSVGARDLLLDVLRERGEVLFHGIAVKPGKPTAFARVGETLVFGMPGNPTSCLTNGYVLLVPLLRAMARLAPWTPPTVRARLATRVSSPQDRHQFYPVRLDGEVAVPVFKGSGDITSLSQADGYFEIPAGAGAMEPGIEVLVRLF
- a CDS encoding molybdenum cofactor biosynthesis protein; protein product: MSHEQHRAAAPTSVGCAVLSISDSRTLETDTGGRLIVELLEANGHRIVDRGLVKDDPEEVINWIQWRRAMPEVQAIITTGGTGIGRRDNTHEAISRLFDKPLPGFGELFRMLSYQEIGSAAMLSRACAGVSQTRLLMALPGSPAAVRLAMDRLILPELGHLVREATR
- a CDS encoding DUF86 domain-containing protein produces the protein MLRAAVEREFEIIGEELAQLARIDGDAASQISEYQRIIAFRNILIHGYADVDDRLVWDIVETKLPTLRTEVEALLRQR
- a CDS encoding DUF3883 domain-containing protein, giving the protein MDRPSDWFTPARFRRLADILPSIDGAAPGMPASDAARRVWRVCGGPLSEMPDHLALLVELDLIRLHNAAYFRTGGGNKLTKALRKGDTSGLAVALIHAGCFHDQARHLLERGTSDARQRLIVARREAIVGAPQLLSLLEVWSEVEVRPRVVIPPALVTELEAAWALLPPEPEISEWQRERKAVGDRAELYTVQFERARATDKNWIRWVARDADDLGWDVEDRSTDPVKRIEVKGSRDRREMFFLSENEWKKASEHGDNYILHFWGAIDLTRKVAVEYAALRAEGYPVEIQNPAKAIKDGAWIATSTRWRIERNSS
- a CDS encoding IS630 family transposase, yielding MPPGRPKVALMLTDDERVRLDSLAHRSRTAPQLARRARIILACAEGLDSTVVARRLRMSQTTVCKWRGRFVRERLDGLYDEPRPGTPRQISDEEIEQVIVRTLEETPRGETHWSSRGMAKVSGLGRTTIQQIWRVFGLQPHRSETFKLSTDPLLIEKVRDIVGLYMHPPTHAVVFCVDEKSQIQALDRTQPVLPMRPGQAERRTHDYRRHGTTTLFAALNVKTSELITQFHQRHRSIEFRQFLDAVDAAVPRHLDVHLIMDNYGTHKTPLIRHWFAKRPRFHVHFTPTYGSWLNLVERWFAELTNKQLRRGVHRSVAQLKAAIRAFITAHHARATPFVWTKSADEILASIARFAQRTLDFQAASLIARTTRSGH